The DNA sequence GGCACACGACCTCGTCGGCGTGGTCCCGCAGGTCGCGCACGGTCCGGGCTGGACCGACCGGCACCGCCACGACGACCTGCCGGACGTTGCGTCGGCGCATCACCTCGACGGCCGACTTCGCGAGCAGGCCGGTCGCGACGCCGTCATCGACGACGATCACCGTGCGGCCCTCCACGGTCAGCGGGGATCGCGTACCGCGGTACCAGCGGGTCCGGCGGTCGAGTTCGGCTTCCTCGTCCGCGACCACGCCCTCGAGCTGGGCCGGTGTGATGTCGAGGCGAGACACGAGGTCGTCGTCGATGATGCGGAAGCCGCCCTCGGCGACCGCTCCCATGCCGACCGCTGGGTCCAGCGGATAGGCCAGCTTGCGCACGACCAGCAGGTCGAGGGGCGCCTGGAGCCGCTCGGCGACCTGGGTCGCGACGGGGATGCCGCCCCGTGGCAGCCCGATCACGATCGGTTGGTCGAACGAACGCAGCGCCAGGTTGTAGCCCAGGCGGCGTCCCGCGTCCTCACGGTTGACGAAGCGCATGGCCGGCTCCTGTCCACGGCGACGGGGTCTTGCCTTCCGCGTCGGTGTTCGATATCCCCCCAGCCTTCCGCCACGCGCGGTGTGGCGCGGGGTCGATCGTCACGATCCCCCCCGTCGGAGGTCCCTGTCGGACGGCAGCGCAACGCCGAGACTGGAGGGCGAAGGACAGGACAGGACATGGCCGGGTCGACGCGTGAGCGGCCAGAGAGGACACGGCCGGCGTCGTGGGACGCCGCGCCGGTCGCGACGGGCACGCACCGTCGTCACTTGCCCTGGATCCTGGCGCCGGGGCTGCTCGTGGTCCTGGTGCTG is a window from the Euzebyales bacterium genome containing:
- a CDS encoding phosphoribosyltransferase family protein; the encoded protein is MRFVNREDAGRRLGYNLALRSFDQPIVIGLPRGGIPVATQVAERLQAPLDLLVVRKLAYPLDPAVGMGAVAEGGFRIIDDDLVSRLDITPAQLEGVVADEEAELDRRTRWYRGTRSPLTVEGRTVIVVDDGVATGLLAKSAVEVMRRRNVRQVVVAVPVGPARTVRDLRDHADEVVCLHAPHAFTSIRQWYNHFAPIGDDEVAALFAAHASTAPIDTA